The following proteins are encoded in a genomic region of Neovison vison isolate M4711 chromosome 12, ASM_NN_V1, whole genome shotgun sequence:
- the RERGL gene encoding ras-related and estrogen-regulated growth inhibitor-like protein, producing MLDSSQYSSRRQEQKDKMNDVKLAVLGGEGTGKSALTVRFLTKRFIGEYASNFESIYSKHLYLEGKQLNLEIYDPCSQPQKAKFSLTSELHWADGFVIVYDISDRSSFAFAKALIYRIREPQTSHCKRAVESAVLLVGNKQDLCHVREVGWEEGQKLALDNRCQFCELSAAEQSLEVEMMFIRIIKDILTNFKLKEKRRPSGSKSMAKLINNVFGKRRKSV from the exons ATGCTGGACTCAAGTCAGTATAGCTCCAGAAGACAGGAGCAGAAAGACAAGATGAATGATGTGAAACTTGCTGTCTTGGGTGGTGAAGGAACAGGCAAATCTG CCCTCACAGTAAGGTTTCTTACCAAGCGATTCATTGGAGAATATGCCTCTAATTTTG AATCTATCTATAGCAAGCATTTGTATTTGGAAGGGAAGCAACTGAATCTAGAAATATACGATCCTTGTTCTCaa CCACAGAAAGCAAAATTTTCCCTCACAAGTGAGCTGCACTGGGCAGATGGGTTTGTTATTGTGTATGACATCAGTGACAGGTCCTCATTTGCTTTTGCAAAAGCACTGATCTAcagaattcgggagccacaaactAGTCATTGTAAAAG AGCTGTGGAATCAGCCGTGCTTTTGGTTGGTAACAAGCAAGATCTCTGTCATGTACGAGAGGTTGGCTGGGAAGAAGGGCAGAAGCTGGCATTGGATAACCGATGCCAGTTCTGTGAATTATCTGCAGCAGAGCAGTCTCTGGAGGTAGAAATGATGTTTATCAGGATTATCAAGGACATCCTGACAAACTTCAAactcaaagaaaagagaagacccagtGGATCTAAATCAATGGCTAAATTGATCAATAATGTATTCGGAAAGAGACGGAAATCTGTTTAG